The Henckelia pumila isolate YLH828 chromosome 2, ASM3356847v2, whole genome shotgun sequence genome includes a window with the following:
- the LOC140882111 gene encoding 3-ketoacyl-CoA synthase 12-like has translation MDLILMLWWSLPFLPLIFIIWQILDKRRHQHCYLLDYECYKSTDDRKLSTKFSGEVILRNKQLGLYEYKFLLRAIVSSGIGEETYAPKMVFEGRESCPNLEDGLVEMDEFFLASIDRLFKRNGISPSEIDVLVVNVSMMASAPSLASRIINLYKMREDVKVYNITGMGCSASLVSINIVESIFKTRKNLKALVVTSETLSLGWYNGNNRSMILANCLFRIGGCAMILTNKTSLKHKAMMRLKFLVRTHHGAKDESYEACVQREDEKGFVGFHLDKNLPKAATRAFVDNLKQIALKILPVKELLRFAMLLILKKMSDKWDKAGSIRKPTIDFKQGVDHFCLHTGGKAVIDAIGQNLNLSEYDVEPARMTLHRFGNTSASSLWYVLAYMQAKKRLKKGDKILMLAFGAGFKCNSSFWEVLRDLNEGTVWEDCIESYPRKDLTNPFLAKFGWLQDEDPDTFTVPDGYEIPE, from the coding sequence ATGGATCTTATTCTTATGCTATggtggtctcttccttttctaccTCTAATATTCATTATTTGGCAAATTCTCGACAAGAGAAGGCACCAACATTGTTACTTATTAGACTACGAATGTTACAAATCGACCGACGATAGGAAGTTGAGCACGAAATTTTCCGGCGAAGTTATTCTCCGAAACAAACAACTGGGCCTCTACGAATACAAATTCCTTCTACGAGCCATTGTCAGCTCCGGCATCGGCGAGGAGACCTACGCCCCGAAAATGGTGTTCGAAGGCCGAGAGTCGTGTCCGAACCTAGAAGACGGTCTGGTCGAGATGGACGAGTTCTTCTTAGCCAGCATCGACAGATTGTTCAAACGCAACGGCATCTCTCCTTCAGAAATCGACGTCCTGGTGGTGAACGTGTCGATGATGGCCTCGGCCCCTTCTTTAGCTTCGAGGATCATCAATCTTTACAAAATGAGAGAAGACGTAAAGGTGTACAACATAACCGGGATGGGGTGTAGCGCCAGCTTGGTGTCCATCAACATAGTTGAAAGCATATTCAAGACTCGGAAAAACCTTAAAGCCCTCGTGGTAACATCGGAGACGCTGAGCTTAGGTTGGTACAACGGCAACAACAGATCCATGATTCTCGCCAACTGCTTGTTCAGAATAGGAGGTTGTGCAATGATTTTAACCAACAAAACATCCTTAAAACACAAGGCCATGATGAGGCTCAAGTTTCTTGTCCGAACCCATCACGGGGCGAAAGACGAATCCTACGAAGCATGCGTGCAAAGGGAAGACGAGAAAGGATTCGTCGGCTTCCACCTCGACAAGAATCTTCCCAAGGCCGCGACTCGAGCATTCGTCGATAACCTCAAACAAATCGCCCTCAAAATACTCCCCGTGAAGGAGCTTCTCCGGTTCGCCATGCTGCTGATCCTCAAAAAGATGAGCGACAAGTGGGATAAAGCCGGCTCCATCCGAAAACCGACGATCGACTTCAAACAAGGGGTCGACCACTTTTGCCTCCACACCGGAGGAAAAGCCGTGATAGACGCCATCGGGCAGAACCTAAACTTGAGCGAATACGACGTCGAGCCGGCGCGGATGACGCTGCATCGTTTCGGGAACACCTCGGCCAGCAGCCTTTGGTATGTTTTAGCTTACATGCAAGCCAAGAAAAGGCTTAAGAAGGGAGACAAGATATTGATGCTTGCGTTCGGAGCGGGATTCAAATGCAACAGCAGCTTTTGGGAAGTGCTGAGGGATTTGAATGAAGGGACTGTTTGGGAGGATTGCATTGAGAGTTATCCGCGCAAGGATTTGACCAATCCTTTCTTGGCGAAATTTGGATGGCTTCAGGATGAGGATCCCGATACTTTTACTGTTCCTGATGGTTACGAAATACcagaatga